CTCGGTTCCGGCGACGGCGGGCTCTCGTGCATCACGTGCCACGATTTCAAGGGCCGGCGCTCCGTCGGCGATTTGCGCGGGCCGGACATGGTCGAGATGCACGCGCGCATCCGCGGCGACTGGCTGCGGCGCTGGCTCCGCGACCCCGGCCGCATCCAACAAGGCACGGCCATGCCCGCGTTCTTCAGCGAGATGCCCGCGGCGGAAGCGGAAGCGAAAATCGATCGGTTGCTCCGCACGCTCGCCGCGGGCCGCGACCTGCCACTCCCCGCGGGACTCGACGCGCCGACGGCGGACTTCAAGCTCGCGGCGCACAACGAAGTCGTCGTGCATCGCACGTTCATCGCCGAATCGTCGCCGCGCTCGATCGCGGTCGGATTTCCCGGCGGGCTGTCGTGCGTGTTTGACTCGGAGGCGTGCAGCCTGCGTTACGTCTGGATCGGCGGATTCCTCGATGTCGAGCCGGTGTGGACCGGTCGCGGCGGTGGCAACGCGAAGGCGATCGGCCAGCGAATCTTCACGGCCCCAAACGCGTTCCCGCTGCGCTTGGGCTCGATGGAAGCGGAGCCGAAACAACTGGCGTTCAAGGGCTACTCGCTCGTGAAGTCTCCGAACGGCGCGATGGAAGCGGTGGAGTTTCGGTTCGAGGCCGACGGTGTGGCGGTGAAACAAGTGCTCGCGAGATCGCGCGGAGGCGGATTGGAAATGCGCTTCAACCTCGGCAACCGGACGAACGACTCGTGGTTCGCCGCGACCGACAGCGACAAGGCGCGCGTGAGTTCGCCGGATGGAGAATTTCACAACGGCCGCCTCGTCGTTCGCGGTGCAAGGCAGACGAGATTCACGGTGAGGATCGATCCCAAATGAACCGAGCCACGGCCATCGTCGTCATCGCGATTTGTTCTCTCGAAGCGCTCGCCGCTCCATCCGACTACTTCCGCATCACGGTTGTGGACGAGCAGACCGGGCGCGGAGTGCCGTTGGTGGAATTGGAGACGGTGCATCACCTGCGCTTCCAGACCGACAGCGCGGGCGCGGTGGCGTTCTTCGAGCCGGCGTTGATGAACCGCGAAGTCTTCTTCCACGTGCGCAGCCACGGCTACGAGTTCAAGAAGGACGGCTTTGGCTACGCGGGCAAATCGCTCGCGGTGAAGCCCGGCGGCAGCGCGGAACTCAAGCTCAAGCGGCTCAACATCGCCGAGCGGCTCTATCGTGTGACGGGCGAGGGCATCTACCGCGACTCCGTGCTGCTCGGCGGACGCGCGCCCATCGCCGAGCCGCTGCTCAACGCACAGGTCGCCGGGCAGGACACGGTGATGGCGCTCCCGTATCGCGGCAGGCTGCACTGGTTTTGGGGCGACACATTGCGCCCGAAGTATCCGCTCGGCCACTTCGGCACCGCGGGCGCGACGAGCGGACTTCCCGCGCGCGGCGGACTCGAACCCTCGGCCGGCGTGGACCTGACTTATTTCACCGGCGCAGACGGCTTCAGCCGGCCGATGATCAAGCTTGGCGCGCCGGGCATGGTGTGGGTCCACGGCGTCTTCACGATCAACGACCCCTCCGGCAGCGAGCGGCTCGTCGCGCATTACATGCGCATGAAAAGTCTCGGCGAAATGCTCGAGCACGGGCTCGTGGTGTTCAACGACGAGCAGCAGCGGCTCGACAAGCTCGTCGAGTTCGACCTCAAGGAGAAGTGGCGCCGCCCACACGGACATCCGGTGCGGCTCAAAGGCGCGGGCGGCGACCACATTTACTTCCCCGCGCCGTTTGCGACCGTCCGCGTGAAGGCCGACTGGCAGAGCGTGACAAACCAGTCGCGCTACGAGGCACTCGCGATCACGACCAACACCACGGGAAAGGCGCAGCATGAATGGCAGACGCCGTCAGCACCGCTCACACAAAAGGCCGAGCGCGAGCAGGTCCGCAGCGGCCAACTCGACCCGGCCGAGGCTCGCTTGCAGATGACCGACGCCGATTCCGGCAAACCCGTGGACATGCACTCGGGTTCAATCTGCTGGAACGACTTCCGCAAGCGCTGGGTGATGATCGGCCTGCAAAGCGGCGGCACGTCGTTTCTCGGCGAGATTTGGTTCGCGGAGTCGGAGTCGCTCACCGGCCCGTGGACGCTCGCGCGCAAGATCGTGACACACGACCGCTACAGCTTTTACAACCCGGCGCAGCACCCGTATTTCGACCAGCACGGCGGGCGCCTCATCTACTTCGAGGGCACTTACACGGCGGAGTTCTCCGGCAACCCGGTGAAGACGCCGCGCTACGACTACAACCAGATCATGTATCGCCTCGACCTCGCCGACCCTCGGCTCGGTCTGCCGCTGCGACGAACGGATTGACCGGCCCCGGCTAATCGTTTGACGAACCGTGGTTCCTCGCCTCAAATGGCCGCGCTTCTGATGCAACCGCATCCCTTCACCGCCCCGGAACGCCCTTCGTAGCCATGGAAAACCCCGGCGTGCATCGTCCGCGCAACCTCGACTGGAGGCGCGCCGCCGCGCTGCTCTACGGCGACTGGGGCACGAGCAAAGCCTACGTCATCGGCTTTGCGTTCAGCGCGAGCGCGGCGGCCGCGGCGTGGGCGTCGTTGCCGATCATCGTGGCCGTCGTCGCGCTCACGGCGCTCGTCGCGTGGAACTACATCATCGTCTGCAAACATTTCCCGGACGGCGGCGGCGTGTATTCCGCGGCGCGCGACCAAAGCCGGACGCTTGCCGCGCTCGGCGCGCTGCTGCTCGTGGCGAATTTCACCGTGACCGCGGCGATGAGCGGATGGGCGGCGATGACGTATTTCCGCGTGCCCCCGGAGTTGGTCGGGCGCGCGACCATCCTGCTGCTCATCGTCGTGGGCATCGTGAACTGGTTCGGGCCGAAGCACAGCGGGAGTTTCGCGATGACGCTGGCCGTGCCGATGGTCGTCGTCGTGCTGGTGACGATCGCGCTGAGCGTGCCGCACCTGAAGACGACGAACCTGGAGGCCGGCCAGGGATTCGGCCCGTCGTGGCTGGCGTTCACGGGAATGATCCTCGCGCTCAGCGGCGTGGAGGCCATCGCCAACCTCACGGGCGTGATGAAACTTGACCCGGACTCGACGATGGAACAGCCGCGCGTCGGCCACACTTCCCGGAAAGCCATCGCCATCGTCGCCGTCGAGGTCGTCCTCGGCACGGTGCTGCTCGGCTGGGCGATGCTCTCGATGCCCAAGTCCGACGAACCGATGCTGCGCGACCGGTGGGAGGATATGCTGAGCGTCCTCGCGCAGCATTACAGCACGCCGATCCTCGGTGCGGCAGGCGCGAACGCCTTCGGCATCATCACGGGCATCGTCGTCGGGCTGTTGCTGCTCAGCGCGGTGAACACCGCCGTCGCGGCGTTGATCGGCCTCGTCTACATGCTCGCGCGCGACGGTGAGATGCCCCGCACTTTCACGCGCCTCAATCGATTCGGCGTGCCGTGGCTGCCGCTCGCCATCGCGGCGATCATCCCGGCGGTCGTCGTCGCGTTCACGACCAAGCTTGAATCGCTGATGAGCCTCTACGCCATCGGCGTCGTCGGCGCGATCACGGTGAACCTCGGCTCGTGCACCTTCAACCGCGCGCTCGTGCTCCGCTGGTGGGAGCGCCTGCTGATGGGCGTCACATTTCTGATCCTGCTCGGGGTGGAGCTGACCGTGGCGAAGCACGAGCAGGACGCGCTGTTTTTCGCGGTGTGCGTGCTCGGCGTGGGCTTCGCGTTGCGCGCGTGGGCGCAACGCCGCGCGGGGCTTCGCACCATCACCGTGTCCGAGGGCGTCGCCGCGCGCGTCGCTCCGGCGACGGTCCCAGATTTTCAGCTGAACCTGAACCCGGGCCAGACCATCCTCGTCGCCGCGCGCGGCCTCACGCCCGTGTTGAAATTCGCGCTCGAGGAGGCGCGGCTCCGGCAGGGTTCGCTCTACGTCCTTTTCGTCAAGGAACTCGGCGTCACGCTCACCGGTCCCTTGCAATACCCGGGGCCCGCCCGCTGGGAGGATGACCCCGAGGCCGCGAAAATCATCTCCACCATGATCGAGCTCGGCCGCCAGAACGACGTGCCCGTGGTCCCGGTTTACGCCGTGAGCGACAGCCCGGCCGCCACCATCCTCGACCTCTCGGCCACGTTCGGTGTGGACATCCTCATGCTCGGCTCCACGCACCGGAACAAGATGGTCAACCTGCTCAAGGGCGACGTCGTGACTGAAGTCGCCAAGAGCCTTCCGGAAAACATCCAGCTCGTCATCCACGGATGACCCGACGGGCTCGAAACCCAGAACACAGAACGGCAGACCCTGAAACCCCATGAGCGATTCGCACCTTATCCTTGGCG
This region of Verrucomicrobiota bacterium genomic DNA includes:
- a CDS encoding amino acid permease; protein product: MENPGVHRPRNLDWRRAAALLYGDWGTSKAYVIGFAFSASAAAAAWASLPIIVAVVALTALVAWNYIIVCKHFPDGGGVYSAARDQSRTLAALGALLLVANFTVTAAMSGWAAMTYFRVPPELVGRATILLLIVVGIVNWFGPKHSGSFAMTLAVPMVVVVLVTIALSVPHLKTTNLEAGQGFGPSWLAFTGMILALSGVEAIANLTGVMKLDPDSTMEQPRVGHTSRKAIAIVAVEVVLGTVLLGWAMLSMPKSDEPMLRDRWEDMLSVLAQHYSTPILGAAGANAFGIITGIVVGLLLLSAVNTAVAALIGLVYMLARDGEMPRTFTRLNRFGVPWLPLAIAAIIPAVVVAFTTKLESLMSLYAIGVVGAITVNLGSCTFNRALVLRWWERLLMGVTFLILLGVELTVAKHEQDALFFAVCVLGVGFALRAWAQRRAGLRTITVSEGVAARVAPATVPDFQLNLNPGQTILVAARGLTPVLKFALEEARLRQGSLYVLFVKELGVTLTGPLQYPGPARWEDDPEAAKIISTMIELGRQNDVPVVPVYAVSDSPAATILDLSATFGVDILMLGSTHRNKMVNLLKGDVVTEVAKSLPENIQLVIHG